From Blastochloris viridis, one genomic window encodes:
- a CDS encoding thiolase family protein encodes MSAWILAARRSAVAPRGGALAGVEPHQLAGRVIAQLLADAGVAPAAVDDVVLGNALYGGGNPARRAALAAGIPEAVPAMTIDSQCCAGLDAILLAAERIEAGAAEIIVAGGVESFSRAPIRLRRPRQPGEAPLAYDRPPFTPWPERDPDMIPAAAQLAAELGISRAAQDAFAVDSHRKARSGPAAGEIVAVAGLERDAFARALTPALAARLKPLAGAGSHAVTAATVAVEADAAAAVLVVSGRRLSGLRAFGRPLRILAGARRGGDPVRPGLAPIDAAAAALAGAGLAAGELAAAEIMEAFAVQAMACIDGITLDPAIVNRGGGALSRGHPIGASGAILAVRLWHELQREPPGAAGLCAIAAAGGLGSALVVQSSPMQLA; translated from the coding sequence ATGAGCGCGTGGATCCTCGCCGCCCGCCGCAGCGCGGTGGCGCCGCGCGGCGGGGCGTTGGCGGGTGTCGAGCCGCATCAGTTGGCCGGCCGGGTGATCGCGCAACTGCTGGCGGACGCCGGCGTCGCACCCGCTGCCGTCGACGACGTCGTGCTCGGCAACGCGCTCTATGGCGGCGGCAACCCGGCCCGGCGCGCCGCGCTCGCCGCCGGAATTCCCGAAGCAGTGCCGGCGATGACGATCGACAGCCAGTGCTGCGCCGGGCTCGACGCCATCCTGCTCGCGGCCGAGCGCATCGAGGCCGGCGCAGCGGAAATCATCGTCGCCGGCGGGGTTGAGAGCTTCAGCCGCGCGCCGATCCGGCTGCGCCGGCCGCGCCAGCCCGGCGAGGCGCCGCTCGCCTATGACCGGCCGCCGTTCACGCCGTGGCCGGAGCGCGATCCCGACATGATCCCGGCCGCGGCGCAATTGGCGGCCGAACTCGGCATAAGCCGCGCGGCGCAGGATGCGTTCGCGGTCGACAGCCACCGCAAGGCTCGGTCCGGCCCGGCGGCGGGCGAGATCGTGGCGGTGGCGGGTCTTGAGCGCGACGCCTTCGCCCGCGCACTGACCCCGGCGCTGGCGGCGCGGTTGAAGCCGCTAGCGGGCGCGGGCAGCCACGCCGTCACCGCCGCCACCGTCGCAGTCGAGGCCGATGCTGCCGCGGCCGTGCTGGTGGTGAGCGGCCGCCGGCTGTCGGGCCTCAGGGCGTTTGGCCGGCCGCTGCGCATCCTGGCCGGGGCGCGGCGCGGCGGCGATCCGGTCCGGCCGGGTCTGGCGCCGATCGATGCCGCCGCCGCCGCGCTGGCCGGCGCCGGCCTCGCCGCGGGCGAGCTTGCCGCGGCCGAGATCATGGAGGCGTTCGCGGTTCAGGCGATGGCGTGCATCGACGGCATCACGCTCGATCCGGCGATCGTCAACCGCGGCGGCGGCGCGCTGTCGCGCGGCCACCCCATCGGCGCGTCCGGCGCCATCCTGGCGGTGCGGCTGTGGCACGAATTGCAGCGCGAGCCGCCCGGCGCCGCCGGGCTTTGCGCCATCGCGGCGGCCGGCGGGCTCGGCAGCGCGCTGGTGGTTCAGTCCAGCCCCATGCAATTGGCGTAA